The Trypanosoma brucei gambiense DAL972 chromosome 10, complete sequence genome has a segment encoding these proteins:
- a CDS encoding potassium voltage-gated channel, putative, translating into MRFINQAASDRAVINAGGRRFETLFSTLHRYPDTPFAQLFPLPGRGARQHRGREFFLDVTPHVFEYILGFLRTNQLNLPAENLQIRAEVVYSMNQWGLLEHAFPPEVIEDGEGCSTGGAVVKLPDVCVVQVCDHMQHDQGVKRHALTITYGADGFQLRSLIRRVRRDLERQLSSTYWQCYQTNERAAFFVTTKVANGTADLLTTSVTQQLVEHTESMGYSLASSYVTLSPDVVHTSVRMLIHNFTFRRSRRVEVEPGDGIALGEGSETIEAEPNIPTMHVGPRREPLNAAESIPPRNERAVNIWTVD; encoded by the coding sequence ATGAGGTTCATCAACCAAGCAGCGTCTGACCGTGCGGTCATCAATGCCGGAGGACGTCGGTTTGAAACTCTCTTCAGCACTTTGCATCGTTACCCTGACACGCCTTTCGCTCAGCTCTTTCCACTGCCCGGTCGTGGCGCCCGCCAACACCGGGGCCGTGAATTCTTTTTGGATGTCACTCCACATGTTTTCGAGTACATTCTGGGATTCCTGCGGACCAACCAACTGAACCTCCCAGCTGAGAATTTGCAGATACGGGCGGAGGTAGTTTACTCTATGAACCAGTGGGGGCTTCTAGAGCATGCCTTCCCGCCGGAAGTTATTGAAGACGGTGAAGGTTGCAGCACTGGAGGTGCGGTGGTTAAGCTCCCTGATGTTTGTGTCGTTCAGGTTTGCGACCACATGCAACACGACCAAGGAGTGAAGCGGCATGCGTTAACCATTACTTACGGTGCGGATGGCTTTCAGCTCCGTTCGCTCATTCGCCGCGTGCGACGTGACCTTGAGCGCCAGCTATCGTCAACTTACTGGCAGTGCTATCAAACCAATGAACGGGCAGCCTTCTTTGTCACGACTAAGGTGGCTAATGGAACTGCCGACCTTCTCACAACGTCCGTGACGCAGCAACTTGTAGAGCACACAGAATCCATGGGTTACTCACTGGCTTCGTCATACGTGACGCTGAGCCCGGACGTTGTACACACCAGCGTACGCATGCTAATTCACAATTTTACCTTCCGTCGCAGTAGGCGGGTTGAAGTGGAGCCAGGTGATGGAATTGCATTAGGAGAGGGCAGTGAAACCATCGAGGCTGAGCCCAATATACCGACGATGCACGTGGGACCAAGGAGGGAACCACTTAATGCAGCCGAGTCGATTCCACCAAGAAACGAAAGGGCAGTTAATATTTGGAcggtggactga
- a CDS encoding protein kinase, putative: MFFDYPSLSLLHLTFLFFSTSFILTPLELLQTRRACRLAMSDSQMDCTAVWPSQVQYVDAGERTLLYRSRRGCVYRVFSKERNEWLVLKEEEVLEPNNLVRAVTAVQSLQSQFLLYHYSVRVQDGRMAALLMEQMDFTLRDVLAVQSRLAEAQVRAIALVALNALADLHERAGMVHGDLSPANIFFRRTGEMRLGDFSSAVPIDAAVEYFASTVLYSPVEALRNRQLVSRPSSDIWALGVVLNHCVSGERHPFVAAGASDFWKFLSELAEAEEETRRLQLQTHISGEFSELLSGMLSWNPASRPTAKELLNSRCLSQMSMCSARETLWSLVSEHCSLRS, encoded by the coding sequence ATGTTTTTTGATTACCCTTCACTCAGCCTTCTTCatctcacttttcttttcttttccacctccTTTATTCTTACTCCACTTGAGCTCTTGCAGACACGCCGTGCGTGCAGACTTGCAATGAGCGACAGTCAAATGGACTGCACGGCTGTGTGGCCCAGCCAGGTGCAATACGTGGACGCAGGTGAACGGACACTTCTGTACCGTAGCAGGCGAGGATGTGTTTACCGCGTTTTCTCGAAAGAGCGAAATGAGTGGCTTGTgctaaaagaggaggaagtcCTTGAGCCCAACAATCTCGTACGCGCGGTGACGGCGGTGCAGAGTTTGCAATCACAGTTCCTTCTGTATCACTATAGCGTTCGCGTTCAAGACGGCCGCATGGCGGCGCTGCTGATGGAACAAATGGACTTTACCCTCCGCGATGTGCTGGCAGTCCAAAGCCGACTTGCAGAGGCGCAAGTGAGGGCAATTGCGCTGGTTGCCCTAAATGCTCTGGCAGACCTGCACGAAAGGGCTGGAATGGTTCACGGGGATCTGAGTCCGgcgaatattttttttaggcGAACTGGGGAAATGCGCCTCGGTGATTTTTCTAGTGCCGTCCCCATTGACGCTGCGGTGGAGTATTTTGCTAGCACGGTGTTGTACTCTCCTGTGGAAGCGTTGCGAAATCGGCAGCTGGTCTCCAGACCCAGTAGTGACATTTGGGCGCTCGGTGTCGTGCTGAATCACTGCGTTAGCGGAGAACGTCATCCCTTTGTCGCCGCGGGGGCCAGCGATTTCTGGAAATTTCTGTCAGAATTAGCCGAGGCAGAGGAAGAGACTCGCCGGTTACAGCTCCAGACTCACATCAGCGGTGAGTTTAGCGAATTACTAAGTGGGATGCTGTCCTGGAATCCTGCGTCCCGCCCAACCGCAAAGGAATTGCTTAACAGCCGCTGCCTTTCGCAGATGAGCATGTGTTCCGCCAGAGAAACATTGTGGTCCTTGGTTTCTGAGCATTGTAGTCTGAGAAGTTAA